The following are encoded together in the Balaenoptera acutorostrata chromosome 9, mBalAcu1.1, whole genome shotgun sequence genome:
- the FAM181B gene encoding protein FAM181B: MAVQAALLSTHPFVPFGFGGSPDGLGGAFGALDKGCCFEDEETGTPAGAVLAGAEGGDVREATRDLLSFIDSASSNIKLALDKPGKSKRKVNHRKYLQKQIKRCSGLMGAAPPGPPSPGAADTPAKRPLAAASAQTVPVQAHGKAAPRREASQAAAAASLQSRSLAALFDSLRHVPGGADPAGAAEAAPAAGLVGAGAGGLGGDAAGPAGGPAVPGARKVPLRARNLPPSFFTEPSRAGGGGCGPSGPGVSLGDLEKGAEAAEFFELLGPDYGAGTEAGVLLAAEPLDVFLTGAAVLRGPPDLEPGLFEPPPAMGGSLLYPEPWSAPGGPTTKKSPLAAPRGGLTLNEPLRPLYPAAADSPGGDDGPGLLASFTPFFSDCALPPPPPPPQVSYDYSAGYSRTAYASLWRPDGIWEGAPGEEGAHRD, from the coding sequence ATGGCAGTCCAGGCGGCGCTCCTCAGCACGCACCCCTTCGTCCCCTTCGGCTTCGGGGGCTCCCCTGACGGGCTGGGAGGCGCCTTCGGAGCCCTGGACAAGGGTTGCTGTTTCGAGGATGAGGAGACCGGGACACCGGCGGGCGCAGTGCTGGCGGGCGCCGAGGGCGGGGACGTGCGCGAGGCCACCCGCGACCTGCTCAGCTTCATCGACTCGGCGTCCAGCAACATCAAGCTGGCGTTGGACAAGCCCGGCAAGTCGAAGCGGAAGGTGAACCACCGCAAGTACCTGCAGAAGCAGATCAAGCGCTGCAGCGGCCTCATGGGCGCCGCACCCCCGGGCCCGCCCTCCCCGGGCGCCGCCGACACGCCCGCCAAGCGGCCGCTCGCCGCCGCCAGCGCCCAGACGGTCCCGGTCCAGGCCCACGGCAAGGCGGCCCCCCGGCGGGAGGCGTCGCAGGCCGCTGCGGCCGCCAGCCTGCAAAGCCGGAGCCTGGCCGCGCTCTTCGACTCGCTGCGCCACGTTCCCGGGGGCGCAGATCCTGCCGGGGCTGCGGAGGCGGCGCCCGCGGCCGGGCTCGTGGGAGCGGGCGCTGGGGGCTTGGGAGGGGACGCGGCCGGCCCCGCAGGGGGTCCGGCCGTCCCCGGCGCCAGGAAGGTCCCGCTGCGGGCCCGCAACCTGCCCCCGTCCTTCTTCACCGAGCCGTcccgggcgggcggcggcgggtGCGGCCCGTCGGGGCCCGGCGTGAGCTTGGGCGACCTGGAGAAGGGCGCCGAGGCCGCGGAGTTCTTCGAGCTGCTGGGGCCCGACTACGGCGCCGGCACCGAGGCGGGCGTCTTGCTCGCCGCGGAACCTCTCGATGTGTTCCTCACTGGAGCCGCCGTCCTAAGGGGACCCCCGGATTTGGAGCCCGGCCTCTTTGAGCCGCCACCCGCGATGGGGGGGAGCCTACTGTACCCCGAGCCCTGGAGCGCCCCGGGCGGCCCCACGACCAAGAAGTCACCCCTGGCTGCCCCCCGTGGTGGCTTGACCTTGAACGAGCCCTTGCGCCCCCTGTACCCAGCCGCCGCGGACTCTCCGGGCGGGGACGACGGGCCCGGCCTTTTGGCCTCTTTCACCCCCTTCTTCTCAGACTGCGCTctgcccccgccgcccccgcccccgcaggTGTCCTACGACTACAGCGCGGGCTACAGCCGCACGGCGTACGCCAGCCTTTGGAGACCGGACGGGAtttgggaaggggcgcccggaGAGGAGGGGGCGCACCGGGACTGA